A region of the Trichocoleus sp. FACHB-46 genome:
TTGGTAATGGCATTGCTCCTGCCACCGTGATGGCTGAGGCTCAGGCCCAAGTGCTGATGGTGAACCGTGAAGCGCTGTTGGCGGTGATTCAAGCGAACCCAGAAATGGCGCTACAGATGATGGCTGTTTTGAATCAGCGGCTTCAGCAGTTGCATGAAGTCGTACATGGGCTCGTTTCAGAACGGGCGATCGTGCGGTTAGCTCGCCTGATCCAATATTCAGCGACAGAGCAGGGCACAGAAACAACTGCACAGGGAGCTTGCCTCACCTTGCGCCTGGCTCACTACCAGATTGCTCGCAGCATCGGCATCACCTACGAAGAGTGTGTGCGGCTCTTCAAGCAATTGCACTCAGTTGTTGCTTACAGCCGAGGTGGGAAAATCACTATCTTGGATTGGGAAAGGCTGGATGCGATCGCCCAAGGCACGCTAGAGACAGATTCGCTCCCTGTTAACCCCAGCAAAAAATAGACCATTAACCGGCATCCGAAAGTGTTAGCAGAAATGCCAGGTTTGCTGATGCCTTTAATGCATGAGGCGCATTAAAGGCATCAGCACAAATACGCCAGGTTTCAGGTGAATATCTTGTCCTGTTAATCTCAGCGTTCCTTGCCCTTCAAGTACTTGAACCACGGCGTTGCGAGTTGAGCTATGTTCCGCCATCTTAGTGCCTGCGGCTAGAGACAAGAGAGTGTACTGGCAATGAGGAAGTTTGAGTAACACTTTGCTGAGGATTCCTGTGTCGGGATACTCCAGTTTGTCTTTGAGTTGAGCCGTCAGAGATGAGGGAGTGTGCATTGTCGTAGTCATCATTTTTCTCCTAATCTAGTTTTGTTCTGCACACAAAATGAGATAACCTAACTCGTGTTCGTACTGCTTGAAGACTTGCCGCATCGTCAGTAGGCGATCGCGCAGTTGAGGACGGGTCAGCACATTCCAGAAGAATTTGCTCGCATCAATCAATCCCTCATCTTGAATGACGCGAGCTGGGTTGAGTAACCCCATCACTCCTGTTTGGTGATTCAAAACCTGTAATCCAGCGGTTTGACAGGTGGCAATCCAGTTTGTTTCAGACAATGGCGTAGAGTTGACTCGAATCGCGGCTGCCAGGGCACGATGAATCTCATCTTCGCGATCGTTTACCCGCAACTCATGGGAGAGGAACTTCCCTCTTGGCTTGAGGCGATCGCAAATACCCTGTAAGATTTTGGCTTT
Encoded here:
- a CDS encoding Crp/Fnr family transcriptional regulator, whose protein sequence is MKATIEQLASISVFTQLQPVQLASLQPHTLVQTYQAGEIVSHEGDRLPPRLYALIQGLLRVSKTAASGKETILRTLTSGDIFAAPALFGNGIAPATVMAEAQAQVLMVNREALLAVIQANPEMALQMMAVLNQRLQQLHEVVHGLVSERAIVRLARLIQYSATEQGTETTAQGACLTLRLAHYQIARSIGITYEECVRLFKQLHSVVAYSRGGKITILDWERLDAIAQGTLETDSLPVNPSKK
- a CDS encoding cupin domain-containing protein, whose translation is MMTTTMHTPSSLTAQLKDKLEYPDTGILSKVLLKLPHCQYTLLSLAAGTKMAEHSSTRNAVVQVLEGQGTLRLTGQDIHLKPGVFVLMPLMRLMH
- a CDS encoding cyclopropane-fatty-acyl-phospholipid synthase family protein, producing MSQSTINFATAPGHQVMAAAGKKILRPGGKVATEQLFHWAQFQPGETVLELAASFGNSAIALTKQYGVRVVGIEKNPESVARARANIQAAGLEEQVQVIEGDIFHLEQIPGQFDYVLAEAILTIQSASGKAKILQGICDRLKPRGKFLSHELRVNDREDEIHRALAAAIRVNSTPLSETNWIATCQTAGLQVLNHQTGVMGLLNPARVIQDEGLIDASKFFWNVLTRPQLRDRLLTMRQVFKQYEHELGYLILCAEQN